The Dehalococcoidia bacterium genome includes the window TGATCATGCCGTAGGAATTGTCCTGCCAGACCAGGACCACCACCGCCAGACCCAGGCGGACGGCCGTCTCCAGCTCGGCGCAGGACATGAGGAATCCGCCATCGCCGGTGCATACCAGCACGCGGCGGTCCGGGTAGACCAGCTTGGCCGCCAGCCCCGCCGGCAGGCCGAAGCCCATGGCCGAGTAGCCGTTGGAGATGAGTACGGTGTTGGGCAGGTAAGTGGGAAAGTAGCGGCCCAGCCACAGCTTGTGGGCGCCCACATCGCTGATGAGGATGTCCTCCTCTCCCAGGGCCTGCCGGGCTGCCTGGACGAGGCGCATGGGATGCACCGGGACACCGTTTTCCACGGGCGCCGGCCGCCGCTCCCGGGCCACGAGGGCCGTCAGCTCCGCCAGCTTGCCCTGGGCCTTCTCGGAGGGCTGGTATTGGAGGACGGAGCCCAGCAGCTCCAGGCTCTCGCGAATGTCGGCCACTACCTCCACCTCGGGTCGATAGAAGCGGTCCACCTCCGAGGGTGTGTAGTCGATGTGGACGATGCGCTTGTCACAGCGGGGGTTCCAGCGCTCGGGATGGTACTCCACCTGGTCGTAGCCGACGCAGATGACGGTGTCGGCCCCGCACAGCCCGCTGGTGCACAGGTCGGCGTTGCCGGGCAGCCCCACCGGCATCAGCGACAGGGGTTCGTAGTCGGAGACCGCCCCCTTGCCCATGAAGGTGTGGGTGACGGGGATCCCGAAGCGGCTGGCAAACCGGCGCAGCTCCATAGCGGCCTCGCGTCGCCGCACGGCGCTGTAGCCAGCCAGGATGACAGGAAAGCGGGCGCGGGCGATGACGTCGGCGGCATGCCGCAGGGCGGTGCGGTCGGGCGATGGGCGCCGCGCCCGCCGGGGCGTCAGAGGCCGCAGGCCGTCGTCCACCTCCGCCTCCTGGACGTCGGTGGTAAGCTCGATGTGGGTGGCCCCTGGCTTCTCCTGCTCCGCCATCCGGAAGGCCTTGCGCACCACCTCCGGGATGGTCTCGGGGCGGTGGACGCGGATGTTCCACAGGGTTACCGCCTCGAAGATCTTGACCACGTCCACGAACTGGTGGCTCTCCTTGTGCAGCCGCTCCAGCCCGGTCTGGCCGGTGATGGCCACCAGGGGGGCGAAGTCCAGCTGGGCATCGGCGATGCCGGTGGTCAGGTTGGTGGCCCCCGGCCCCAGGGTGGCGAGACAGACGCCCGCCTTGCCCGTCAGGCGGCCGTAGGCGTCGGCCATGAAGGCTGCCCCCTGCTCGTGGCGGGTGACGATGAAGCGTATGGAGGAGCGGGCGAGGGCGTCCATGATGTCCAGCACCTCCTCCCCCGGCACCCCGAAGACGAACTGGACGCCCTCGTTCTCCAGGCAGCGCACCAGCAGCTCGGCAGCCTTCATCGTTATTCGGCCGGCGGGAGCTGGGGGCCGCGGGCCGG containing:
- a CDS encoding acetolactate synthase large subunit produces the protein MKAAELLVRCLENEGVQFVFGVPGEEVLDIMDALARSSIRFIVTRHEQGAAFMADAYGRLTGKAGVCLATLGPGATNLTTGIADAQLDFAPLVAITGQTGLERLHKESHQFVDVVKIFEAVTLWNIRVHRPETIPEVVRKAFRMAEQEKPGATHIELTTDVQEAEVDDGLRPLTPRRARRPSPDRTALRHAADVIARARFPVILAGYSAVRRREAAMELRRFASRFGIPVTHTFMGKGAVSDYEPLSLMPVGLPGNADLCTSGLCGADTVICVGYDQVEYHPERWNPRCDKRIVHIDYTPSEVDRFYRPEVEVVADIRESLELLGSVLQYQPSEKAQGKLAELTALVARERRPAPVENGVPVHPMRLVQAARQALGEEDILISDVGAHKLWLGRYFPTYLPNTVLISNGYSAMGFGLPAGLAAKLVYPDRRVLVCTGDGGFLMSCAELETAVRLGLAVVVLVWQDNSYGMIKWKQQLEGKAPFGVDFGNPDFAALARSFGAFGYQVGPDDDLSAVLEEAFHQGKPAVVAVPVDGDENLRLSHRLRSLPCPFPDDCLSRRDG